The following coding sequences are from one Acidobacteriota bacterium window:
- a CDS encoding PEP-CTERM sorting domain-containing protein, which translates to MKRPRACFATAIYAMFILNHAILFADPISTIDLTEKGSAGFIDGAFFLQIDPQATGTGVLNPFLTIQGKGSEKGYNTEARFEDGYDMKRGGNPNDNNGFTRSLMLGEIPLVSLEDIWYRQFILDINESRGNNGGLLSLDELVIYQSGSGDLGEFGLVRAGYLVYDSDKNSDTWLGLDASLNPGGGAGDLAVYIPDRLFSLDPLTPYVYLFSQFGMQPGWESSGGFEEWAVARPETVGLSEVPEPASLLLLGTGIVGLGFLARRRKK; encoded by the coding sequence ATGAAAAGACCACGGGCGTGTTTTGCTACAGCCATCTATGCGATGTTTATCCTAAATCATGCCATTCTTTTTGCGGATCCCATTTCAACGATTGATCTTACCGAAAAAGGCAGTGCTGGCTTCATCGACGGTGCCTTTTTCCTGCAGATCGATCCGCAGGCCACCGGGACGGGCGTTCTCAATCCGTTCCTCACTATCCAAGGCAAGGGAAGTGAGAAAGGCTACAACACAGAGGCCCGGTTCGAGGACGGCTACGATATGAAGCGCGGAGGCAATCCCAATGATAATAATGGGTTTACTCGTTCGCTGATGCTTGGGGAGATTCCGTTGGTCAGCCTGGAGGACATCTGGTACCGGCAGTTCATCCTGGATATCAACGAAAGCAGAGGCAACAACGGGGGGCTGCTCTCGCTCGATGAATTGGTGATTTATCAGTCCGGTTCGGGGGATCTGGGGGAATTCGGCCTGGTCCGGGCCGGCTACCTCGTCTACGACAGTGATAAAAATTCCGACACCTGGCTGGGGCTTGACGCCTCGCTCAACCCTGGCGGGGGTGCCGGAGACCTGGCCGTATACATCCCGGATCGCCTGTTTTCCCTGGATCCACTCACCCCCTATGTGTACCTGTTCTCCCAATTCGGGATGCAGCCGGGCTGGGAAAGTTCGGGCGGGTTTGAGGAATGGGCCGTCGCCCGGCCGGAAACGGTGGGTTTGAGCGAGGTTCCGGAGCCGGCGTCACTCCTTCTCCTCGGTACGGGGATCGTCGGGTTGGGATTTCTGGCGCGGAGAAGGAAGAAATAA
- a CDS encoding PEP-CTERM sorting domain-containing protein, protein MRYLGLSFLLVMVLIAPVHSETIAVWNFNDAASGVTGGELEFSVDRGSGTMSSDFSPANIGNASGSSVNLEGEDPAGAALRLVGMANNGRYLTWMTGTEGYEAIGVSFAAQRTSTGFLDNLLQYSLDSGGSWTDYGGFSPGTTFGLQNFDFSAIAGLDDNPAAGFRIRFDGATGSSGNNRIDNLVVSGTLIPPPVTSTVPEPSSLAFLGFGMAALTLWRRRESKR, encoded by the coding sequence ATGCGTTATCTCGGTCTCAGTTTCTTATTGGTGATGGTCCTGATCGCTCCCGTCCATTCGGAGACGATCGCAGTCTGGAATTTCAACGATGCCGCTTCCGGCGTCACCGGGGGTGAATTGGAATTCTCGGTCGACCGCGGCAGCGGCACGATGTCGAGCGACTTCAGTCCCGCCAATATCGGCAACGCCTCGGGCAGCAGCGTCAACCTCGAGGGGGAAGATCCCGCCGGGGCGGCGCTGCGCCTGGTGGGAATGGCCAACAACGGGCGCTACCTCACCTGGATGACCGGGACGGAAGGGTACGAGGCGATCGGCGTCAGCTTTGCCGCGCAGCGCACCAGTACCGGTTTCCTTGATAACCTGCTCCAGTACAGCCTCGATTCAGGCGGTTCGTGGACCGATTACGGCGGCTTCAGCCCCGGCACCACTTTTGGGCTTCAAAACTTCGATTTCAGCGCGATAGCGGGCCTTGACGACAATCCCGCCGCCGGTTTCCGCATAAGGTTTGACGGTGCTACCGGTTCCTCGGGGAACAACCGGATCGACAACCTGGTGGTTTCCGGCACCCTCATCCCCCCTCCAGTCACGAGCACCGTTCCCGAACCCTCCTCGCTTGCCTTCCTGGGGTTTGGAATGGCCGCCCTGACCCTGTGGCGCCGGAGGGAATCGAAAAGGTAG
- a CDS encoding AbrB/MazE/SpoVT family DNA-binding domain-containing protein, which yields MKTTIDKAGRIVIPAAIRERAGLKPGTEVEVLMDDFSIRLVRTGSDPVLVREGGRLIARPTAGKGDLPAVDLEALVEEERNRWPW from the coding sequence ATGAAAACTACCATAGACAAGGCGGGGAGGATCGTCATTCCGGCGGCGATCCGGGAGCGGGCCGGGCTGAAGCCGGGAACCGAGGTGGAGGTTCTGATGGACGATTTCTCCATCCGGCTGGTCCGGACGGGCTCCGACCCGGTTCTGGTGCGGGAAGGGGGGAGGCTGATCGCCCGGCCGACGGCAGGGAAGGGGGACCTGCCGGCAGTCGATCTCGAGGCCCTGGTCGAGGAGGAGCGGAACCGATGGCCCTGGTAG
- a CDS encoding PIN domain-containing protein: MALVAPVFLDTTVLLAGCIDFGDASVHPMRIMDAVAQGTLPDVRTAWHCCLEFYAVATRLPAGYRLSPLQTRMILADLIPRFHVEQLPDGQQLVFLEAAAGERAAGGRIYDAHIAEIARHSGVHTVVTDNRRHFSILMKHGVRVMRAEEFSAEF, from the coding sequence ATGGCCCTGGTAGCCCCGGTGTTCCTGGATACCACGGTTCTGCTTGCCGGCTGCATCGACTTCGGGGACGCTTCGGTTCACCCGATGCGGATCATGGATGCCGTGGCGCAGGGGACTCTGCCCGATGTCCGGACGGCGTGGCACTGCTGCCTCGAGTTCTATGCCGTGGCCACGCGCCTGCCTGCTGGCTATCGGTTATCCCCCCTGCAGACCCGGATGATTCTGGCGGATCTGATCCCCCGTTTTCATGTCGAGCAGCTTCCGGATGGCCAGCAACTGGTGTTTCTCGAGGCGGCGGCCGGAGAGCGGGCGGCCGGGGGAAGGATCTACGACGCCCATATCGCCGAAATCGCGCGCCATTCGGGTGTTCATACGGTCGTGACCGACAATCGCCGCCATTTCAGCATCCTGATGAAGCATGGGGTGCGGGTAATGCGCGCGGAGGAGTTTTCCGCCGAGTTTTAG